From the genome of Bacteroidales bacterium, one region includes:
- a CDS encoding YncE family protein, which translates to MKKLFVIVIASIFLFGSCNKDEDTNVLPVIKSNNGVFILNEGNFNQLNGTLSYFDTDSNIIHNNVFKNANNDNSLGDIVQSMVIKDSLGFIVINNSSKIEVININNFKTVNTITGFNSPRHISIIDDNKAYVSDMYGADIYIINIQNYTIMGNINMGKPTERMVKYENKVFACNWTNFAMPNVNNNTVQIINTINDSLVDSIVVTKEPNSIVLDKNNNLWVLCSGGYMNDELPALYKINPENNTIIKKYDFPSINTSPSKLEINGSGDTLLFFNSGIYKMQIDEDNLPLNNFIANDGKMFYGLGIDPQNSILYVSDAVDYTQQGYVFRYQLNGSAIDSFKVGIIPGYFCFKK; encoded by the coding sequence ATGAAAAAACTATTTGTAATTGTAATTGCTTCCATATTTTTATTTGGTAGCTGTAATAAAGATGAAGATACTAATGTATTACCTGTGATTAAAAGTAATAATGGTGTATTTATCCTTAATGAAGGTAATTTTAACCAGTTAAACGGTACACTTTCATATTTCGATACTGATTCAAACATTATACATAATAATGTTTTCAAAAATGCTAATAATGACAATTCTTTGGGAGATATAGTTCAATCTATGGTAATAAAAGATTCCTTAGGTTTTATAGTTATTAATAACTCGTCAAAAATCGAAGTAATTAATATCAATAATTTTAAAACAGTAAATACCATAACTGGATTTAATTCTCCACGACATATTTCAATTATTGATGATAATAAAGCCTATGTTTCTGATATGTATGGTGCTGATATATACATAATTAATATACAAAATTATACTATCATGGGTAATATCAATATGGGAAAACCAACCGAAAGAATGGTAAAATATGAAAACAAAGTATTTGCATGTAACTGGACAAATTTTGCAATGCCTAATGTTAACAATAATACTGTTCAAATTATTAATACAATTAATGATTCACTTGTTGATTCTATTGTTGTTACAAAAGAGCCTAACAGTATTGTTCTGGATAAAAATAATAATTTATGGGTTTTATGCAGCGGAGGTTATATGAATGATGAATTACCTGCCTTATATAAAATTAACCCTGAAAACAATACAATTATCAAAAAATATGACTTCCCATCTATTAATACTTCACCATCTAAATTAGAGATTAATGGTTCAGGAGACACATTACTCTTTTTTAATTCCGGTATTTACAAAATGCAAATAGATGAAGACAACTTACCCTTAAATAATTTCATAGCAAATGATGGGAAAATGTTTTACGGTTTAGGAATTGACCCGCAAAATTCAATATTATATGTTTCTGATGCTGTGGATTATACTCAACAAGGATATGTTTTCCGTTATCAATTA